The following coding sequences are from one Streptomyces sp. V3I7 window:
- a CDS encoding acyltransferase: MTTQAVSPQRSQGPAGQPAGRDRYFDLLRSIALVRVVVYHLFGWAWLSVLFPSMGVMFALAGSLMARSLGRPALSVIRGRIRRLLPPLWAFGAVVLTMLFAGGWNPAKDPDNGGLWGVLDLIDYVVPVGAPPFPWHIGSESGLLESSWAEQAAGPLWYLRAYLWFVLASPLLLRAFRRAPWPTLLAPLGLTAIVGTGLVTIPGETGNAVTDFAVYGGCWVLGFAHHEGLLAGVPRYLAVSLSTLVMAFGLWWASGHLGPEGWDLNDIPLAQATWSLGFVVILLQCSPSWQRLPGRLARCDKLVTLSNNRAVTIYLWHNLLIAAAVLVVDQAYDLPFLQSDGAVAALDATDNLWMFVVVWPLIALAVVAFGWIEDLAALRRPRLWPDRTGPEVSRPASGVRRPGR, translated from the coding sequence ATGACCACCCAGGCTGTCTCCCCGCAGAGGTCGCAGGGCCCTGCTGGTCAACCGGCGGGCCGCGACCGCTACTTTGACCTCCTCCGCTCGATCGCCCTGGTCCGCGTGGTGGTGTACCACCTCTTCGGCTGGGCCTGGCTGAGCGTGCTGTTCCCGTCCATGGGCGTGATGTTCGCGCTCGCGGGCTCCCTCATGGCGCGCTCGCTCGGCCGCCCCGCGCTGAGCGTGATCAGGGGCAGGATCCGCCGACTGCTGCCGCCCCTGTGGGCGTTCGGCGCGGTGGTGCTGACGATGCTGTTCGCGGGCGGCTGGAACCCGGCGAAGGACCCGGACAACGGGGGGCTGTGGGGCGTACTGGACCTGATCGACTACGTCGTCCCGGTCGGCGCGCCCCCGTTCCCCTGGCACATCGGCTCGGAGTCGGGCCTGCTGGAGTCCTCGTGGGCCGAACAGGCCGCGGGCCCGCTGTGGTACCTGCGCGCCTACCTGTGGTTCGTGCTCGCCTCGCCCCTGCTGCTCCGGGCGTTCCGCCGAGCCCCATGGCCGACCCTGCTGGCCCCCCTCGGCCTGACCGCGATCGTCGGCACGGGGCTGGTCACGATCCCCGGCGAGACCGGCAACGCGGTGACCGACTTCGCGGTGTACGGCGGTTGCTGGGTCCTGGGCTTCGCCCACCACGAGGGCCTGCTCGCCGGCGTCCCCCGCTATCTGGCGGTCTCGCTGTCGACGCTGGTGATGGCCTTCGGCCTGTGGTGGGCCTCGGGCCACCTCGGCCCCGAGGGCTGGGACCTCAACGACATCCCGCTCGCCCAGGCCACCTGGTCCCTCGGCTTCGTGGTGATCCTCCTCCAGTGCTCCCCGTCATGGCAGCGACTCCCGGGCCGACTGGCCCGTTGCGACAAGCTGGTGACTCTGTCCAACAACCGCGCGGTGACGATCTACCTGTGGCACAACCTCCTGATCGCGGCGGCGGTCCTGGTCGTCGACCAGGCGTACGACCTCCCGTTCCTCCAGAGCGACGGCGCGGTCGCGGCCCTCGACGCCACGGACAACCTGTGGATGTTCGTGGTCGTGTGGCCGCTGATCGCACTGGCGGTGGTGGCGTTCGGCTGGATCGAGGACCTCGCCGCCCTGCGCAGGCCGAGGCTGTGGCCGGACAGGACGGGACCGGAGGTCAGCCGCCCCGCTTCAGGCGTACGACGACCGGGGCGCTGA
- a CDS encoding glycosyltransferase: MASRTRRPRSTTGPRDGSRRRRLPMRLLLPVLILAALMAMLMLRGYVHSEILADHRVRPEAATDQVPEKILDGGPVIDTRGGRTDSLRVPRHRLVLTFDDGPDPVWTPKVLDVLKKHHAHAVFFVTGTMASRYPDLVRRMVAEGHEVGLHTFNHPDLSYQSRERIDQELSRTQLAITGAAGIRTSLFRPPYSSFADAMDNASWPVTRYIGSRGYITVVNDTDSEDWRRPGVAEIIRRATPHGGKGAIVLMHDSGGDRHQTVEALDTFLPTLQRQGYRFVNVTEALDAPSAHTPVTGADLWQGRAWILLVQAAQDITGVLVVGLAVIGVLVISRFALMLLLSGLHARRVRRAGFRWGAPVTEPVSVLVPAYNEAKCIENTVRSLMASEHPVEIVVVDDGSSDGTARIVEALDLPDVRVVRQLNAGKPAALNRGLANARHDLIVMMDGDTVFEPATVRELVQPFGDPRVGAVAGNAKVGNRDSLIGAWQHIEYVMGFNLDRRMYDILRCMPTIPGAVGAFRRSALERVGGMSDDTLAEDTDVTMALHRDGWRVVYAEKARAWTEAPESVRQLWSQRYRWSYGTMQAIWKHRRALVERGPSGRFGRVGLPLVSLFMVLAPLLAPLIDMFLLYGVVFGPTQKTIVAWLGVLTVQAVCAAYAFRLDRERMTHLVSLPLQQILYRQLMYVVLLQSWITALTGGRLRWQKLRRTGVVEAPGGGRTPRRVTRDSSDRSPVA; encoded by the coding sequence ATGGCATCCCGCACCCGCCGTCCCCGAAGCACGACCGGTCCCCGGGACGGCTCCCGGCGCCGCCGTCTGCCCATGCGCCTGCTGCTGCCCGTACTGATCCTCGCCGCCCTGATGGCCATGCTGATGCTGCGCGGCTACGTCCACAGCGAGATCCTCGCCGACCACCGCGTCCGGCCCGAGGCCGCCACCGACCAGGTGCCGGAGAAGATCCTCGACGGCGGCCCGGTCATCGACACCCGCGGCGGCCGGACGGACAGCCTGCGCGTGCCCCGCCACCGCCTCGTCCTCACCTTCGACGACGGCCCCGACCCGGTCTGGACTCCGAAGGTCCTGGACGTACTGAAGAAGCACCACGCGCACGCCGTCTTCTTCGTCACCGGCACCATGGCCTCCCGCTACCCGGACCTCGTCCGGCGCATGGTGGCCGAGGGCCACGAGGTGGGGCTGCACACCTTCAACCACCCCGATCTCTCCTACCAGTCCAGGGAGCGTATCGACCAGGAGCTGTCCCGGACCCAGCTCGCGATCACGGGCGCCGCGGGCATCCGCACCTCGCTCTTCCGGCCGCCGTACTCCTCCTTCGCCGACGCCATGGACAACGCCTCCTGGCCGGTGACCCGGTACATCGGCAGCCGCGGCTACATCACCGTCGTCAACGACACCGACAGCGAGGACTGGCGCAGGCCCGGTGTCGCCGAGATCATCCGCCGTGCCACGCCGCACGGCGGCAAGGGCGCGATCGTCCTGATGCACGACTCCGGCGGCGACCGCCACCAGACCGTCGAGGCCCTCGACACGTTCCTGCCCACGCTCCAGCGGCAGGGCTACCGGTTCGTCAACGTCACCGAGGCGCTGGACGCGCCCAGCGCGCACACCCCCGTCACCGGCGCCGACCTGTGGCAGGGCAGGGCATGGATCCTCCTGGTCCAGGCCGCGCAGGACATCACCGGCGTCCTGGTGGTCGGCCTCGCGGTGATCGGCGTCCTCGTCATCTCCCGCTTCGCGCTGATGCTGCTGCTGTCCGGCCTCCACGCGCGCCGGGTGCGCCGCGCCGGGTTCCGCTGGGGAGCGCCGGTTACCGAACCGGTGTCGGTGCTCGTGCCGGCGTACAACGAGGCCAAGTGCATCGAGAACACGGTCCGTTCACTCATGGCCAGCGAGCACCCGGTCGAGATCGTCGTCGTCGACGACGGCTCCTCGGACGGCACCGCGCGGATCGTGGAGGCGCTGGACCTGCCCGACGTACGGGTGGTGCGCCAGCTCAACGCGGGCAAGCCCGCGGCGCTCAACCGCGGCCTGGCGAACGCCCGTCACGACCTGATCGTGATGATGGACGGCGACACGGTCTTCGAACCGGCCACCGTCCGCGAGCTGGTACAGCCCTTCGGCGACCCGCGCGTGGGCGCGGTCGCCGGCAACGCCAAGGTGGGCAACCGGGATTCACTGATCGGCGCCTGGCAGCACATCGAGTACGTGATGGGCTTCAACCTCGACCGCCGGATGTACGACATCCTGCGCTGCATGCCGACCATCCCCGGAGCCGTCGGCGCCTTCCGCCGCTCGGCCCTGGAGCGGGTCGGCGGCATGAGCGACGACACCCTCGCCGAGGACACCGACGTCACGATGGCCCTGCACCGCGACGGCTGGCGCGTGGTCTACGCCGAGAAGGCGCGGGCCTGGACGGAGGCGCCCGAGTCGGTCCGGCAGCTGTGGTCCCAGCGCTACCGGTGGTCGTACGGCACGATGCAGGCGATCTGGAAGCACCGGCGCGCCCTGGTGGAGCGCGGCCCCTCGGGCCGCTTCGGCCGGGTCGGCCTCCCGCTGGTCTCCCTGTTCATGGTGCTGGCCCCGCTCCTGGCCCCGCTCATCGACATGTTCCTTCTCTACGGGGTCGTGTTCGGCCCCACGCAGAAGACGATCGTCGCCTGGCTCGGCGTCCTGACGGTCCAGGCGGTGTGCGCGGCGTACGCCTTCCGGCTCGACCGGGAGCGGATGACCCACCTCGTCTCGCTGCCGCTCCAGCAGATCCTCTACCGCCAGCTCATGTACGTCGTCCTGCTCCAGTCCTGGATCACGGCCCTCACCGGCGGCCGGCTGCGCTGGCAGAAGCTGCGCCGCACCGGGGTCGTGGAGGCGCCGGGCGGCGGCCGGACACCACGCCGGGTGACGCGTGACAGTAGTGATCGGAGTCCCGTGGCATGA
- the smpB gene encoding SsrA-binding protein SmpB: protein MYVPKESQPKQGGAPAKAKDGKRKIVAQNKKARHDYAIIDTYEAGLVLTGTEVKSLRQGRASLTDGFVQIDGDEAWLHNAHIPEYFQGTWTNHSVRRKRKLLLHREEIDKLAAKSQETGHTIVPLALYFKDGRAKAEIALARGKKEYDKRQTLREKQDRRESDRAIAAAKRRQRGA from the coding sequence ATGTACGTACCGAAGGAGTCCCAGCCCAAGCAGGGCGGGGCCCCTGCCAAGGCCAAGGACGGCAAGCGCAAGATCGTCGCCCAGAACAAGAAGGCGCGGCACGACTACGCGATCATCGACACCTACGAGGCCGGGCTCGTCCTGACCGGCACCGAGGTGAAGTCGCTGCGCCAGGGGCGGGCCTCGCTGACGGACGGCTTCGTCCAGATCGACGGGGACGAGGCGTGGCTGCACAACGCCCACATCCCCGAGTACTTCCAGGGCACCTGGACCAACCACTCCGTGCGCCGCAAGCGCAAGCTGCTCCTGCACCGTGAGGAGATCGACAAGCTGGCGGCGAAGTCGCAGGAGACGGGTCACACGATCGTGCCCCTCGCCCTGTACTTCAAGGACGGCCGCGCGAAGGCGGAGATCGCGCTCGCGCGAGGCAAGAAGGAGTACGACAAGCGGCAGACCCTGCGCGAGAAGCAGGACCGGCGCGAGTCGGACCGCGCGATCGCGGCGGCCAAGAGGCGGCAGCGGGGCGCCTAG
- a CDS encoding S41 family peptidase yields MSGCRDVLFTQSRRIRRGTALTLVFTGVLVAGATTGSFPYPGPPGHPGPARKNTAGAPPATPAHEDVQEAAARAMATGKSPVKAAERAVSRSGDRWAAVYSHGEYEEFEDALDGRYTGVGLWARRERDGRIEVTRVQAGSPAGRAGIRHGDRLVSVDGAKVAGRPVTEVVSLLRGDAEDARAGTTVTLGLQRGTRAWSSTLRRARLSTDSVTVRKLPGGVTVIRVAAFTKDTGDDVRTAVRQAPASSGIILDLRGNSGGLVTEAVTSASAFLDGGLIATYDVNGAQRALHADPGGDTTSPLVALVDGGTMSAAEMLTGALQDRGRAVVVGSRTFGKGSVQMPTRLPDGSVAELTVGHYRTPSGHAVDKRGITPDLEAGKRSLERAETVLSGLGDPP; encoded by the coding sequence ATGTCCGGCTGTCGCGACGTGTTGTTCACCCAGTCCCGCCGCATCCGCCGCGGGACGGCGCTGACCCTGGTCTTCACCGGCGTCCTCGTCGCCGGCGCCACGACCGGCTCCTTCCCGTACCCCGGCCCGCCGGGACACCCGGGCCCCGCCCGGAAGAACACGGCCGGAGCGCCGCCCGCCACCCCGGCCCACGAGGACGTCCAGGAGGCCGCCGCCAGGGCCATGGCCACCGGGAAGTCCCCCGTGAAGGCCGCCGAACGCGCGGTCAGCCGCAGCGGCGACCGCTGGGCCGCCGTCTACTCCCACGGGGAGTACGAGGAGTTCGAGGACGCCCTCGACGGCCGGTACACCGGGGTGGGGCTCTGGGCCCGGCGCGAGCGCGACGGACGGATCGAGGTGACCCGGGTCCAGGCCGGGTCGCCCGCCGGCCGCGCCGGGATCCGCCACGGCGACCGGCTCGTCAGTGTCGACGGCGCCAAGGTCGCCGGCCGCCCGGTCACCGAGGTCGTCTCCTTACTGCGCGGTGACGCCGAGGACGCCCGCGCCGGCACCACCGTCACCCTCGGTCTCCAGCGCGGCACGCGCGCGTGGAGCAGCACCCTGCGCCGGGCGCGCCTGTCCACCGACTCCGTGACCGTCCGCAAGCTGCCCGGCGGGGTGACCGTGATCCGGGTCGCCGCCTTCACCAAGGACACCGGGGACGACGTCCGCACCGCCGTACGGCAGGCCCCCGCGTCCTCCGGGATCATCCTCGACCTGCGCGGCAACTCCGGCGGTCTGGTCACCGAAGCCGTCACCAGCGCCTCCGCCTTCCTCGACGGCGGCCTGATCGCCACGTACGACGTGAACGGCGCCCAACGCGCCCTGCACGCCGATCCCGGCGGCGACACCACGAGCCCCCTGGTCGCGCTCGTCGACGGCGGGACGATGAGCGCGGCCGAGATGCTCACCGGCGCCCTCCAGGACCGCGGCCGCGCGGTCGTCGTGGGCTCCCGCACCTTCGGCAAGGGCTCCGTGCAGATGCCGACCCGGCTGCCCGACGGCTCCGTCGCCGAGCTGACCGTCGGCCACTACCGCACCCCCTCCGGCCACGCCGTCGACAAGCGTGGCATCACCCCTGACCTGGAGGCGGGCAAGCGGTCCCTGGAGCGCGCCGAGACCGTCCTGAGCGGCCTCGGTGATCCACCCTGA
- the ftsX gene encoding permease-like cell division protein FtsX has protein sequence MRAQFVLSEIGVGLRRNLTMTFAVIVSVALSLALFGGSLLMSDQVSSMKGYWYDKVNVSVFLCNKSDAESDPHCAKGAVTEDQKKQIKTDLSKMTVVEKVTYESQDQAYKHYKEQFGDSPLASSLTPDQMQESYRIKLTDPEKYQVIATAFDGRDGVQSVQDQKGILDNLFGLLNLMNRAALGLMALMLVVALLLIVNTVRVSAFSRRREIGIMRLVGASGFYIQAPFIMEAAVAGVIGGGLACVFLVVGRYFTIDHGMALSSKLNLINFVGWDAVLTKLPLILAASVLMPALAAFFALRKYLKV, from the coding sequence ATGCGCGCCCAGTTCGTTCTGTCCGAGATCGGTGTCGGTCTCCGCCGCAATCTGACGATGACCTTCGCCGTCATCGTCTCCGTCGCCCTCTCCCTGGCCCTCTTCGGCGGTTCGCTGCTGATGAGCGACCAGGTGAGCAGCATGAAGGGCTACTGGTACGACAAGGTCAACGTCTCGGTCTTCCTCTGCAACAAGAGCGACGCCGAGTCCGACCCGCACTGCGCCAAGGGCGCGGTCACCGAGGACCAGAAGAAGCAGATCAAGACCGACCTGAGCAAGATGACGGTGGTCGAGAAGGTCACCTACGAGTCACAGGATCAGGCCTACAAGCACTACAAGGAGCAGTTCGGCGACTCCCCGCTGGCCAGTTCGCTCACCCCGGACCAGATGCAGGAGTCGTACCGGATCAAGCTGACGGACCCGGAGAAGTACCAGGTCATCGCGACCGCCTTCGACGGGCGTGACGGTGTGCAGTCGGTGCAGGACCAGAAGGGCATCCTGGACAACCTGTTCGGGCTGCTGAACCTGATGAACCGCGCCGCCCTCGGCCTCATGGCGCTCATGCTGGTCGTCGCGCTGCTGCTGATCGTCAACACCGTGCGCGTGTCGGCGTTCAGCCGCCGCCGCGAGATCGGCATCATGCGGCTGGTCGGTGCCTCCGGCTTCTACATCCAGGCGCCGTTCATCATGGAGGCCGCGGTCGCCGGTGTCATCGGCGGTGGTCTCGCCTGTGTCTTCCTGGTCGTCGGCCGCTACTTCACCATCGACCACGGCATGGCCCTGTCATCCAAGCTCAACCTCATCAACTTCGTCGGCTGGGACGCGGTGTTGACCAAGCTCCCGCTGATCCTCGCCGCGAGTGTGCTGATGCCCGCGCTGGCCGCGTTCTTCGCGTTGCGCAAGTACTTGAAGGTGTGA
- the ftsE gene encoding cell division ATP-binding protein FtsE, with product MIRFDNVSKVYPKQTRPALRDVSLEVEKGEFVFLVGSSGSGKSTFLRLVLREERCSHGQVHVLGKDLGRVSNWKVPQIRRQLGTVFQDFRLLPNKTVGENVAFAQEVIGKSRGEIRKSVPQVLDLVGLGGKEDRMPGELSGGEQQRVAIARAFVNRPKLLICDEPTGNLDPQTSVGIMKLLDRINRTGTTVVMATHDQNIVDQMRKRVIELEKGLLVRDQARGVYGYQH from the coding sequence GTGATCCGATTCGACAACGTATCCAAGGTCTACCCCAAGCAGACCCGCCCCGCCCTCAGGGATGTCTCCCTCGAGGTGGAGAAGGGCGAGTTCGTCTTCCTCGTGGGGTCCTCCGGCTCCGGAAAGTCCACCTTCCTGCGGCTGGTCCTCCGCGAGGAGCGGTGCAGCCATGGACAGGTGCACGTTCTGGGCAAGGACCTCGGCCGCGTCTCCAACTGGAAAGTGCCGCAGATCCGACGCCAGTTGGGGACGGTCTTCCAGGACTTCCGTCTGCTGCCGAACAAGACCGTCGGCGAGAACGTGGCCTTCGCACAGGAGGTCATCGGCAAGTCCCGCGGCGAGATCCGCAAGTCCGTGCCGCAGGTGCTCGACCTCGTCGGCCTCGGCGGCAAGGAGGACCGCATGCCGGGCGAGCTGTCCGGTGGTGAACAGCAGCGCGTGGCCATCGCGCGGGCCTTCGTCAACCGGCCCAAGCTGCTCATCTGCGACGAGCCCACCGGCAACCTCGACCCGCAGACCTCCGTCGGCATCATGAAGCTGCTGGACCGGATCAACCGGACCGGTACGACCGTGGTGATGGCGACGCACGACCAGAACATCGTGGACCAGATGCGCAAGCGCGTCATCGAGCTGGAAAAGGGCCTCCTCGTCCGCGACCAGGCGCGCGGCGTCTACGGCTACCAGCACTGA
- the prfB gene encoding peptide chain release factor 2, with the protein MAVLDVSEELKSLSSTMESIEAVLDLDKLRADIAVLEEQAAAPSLWDNPDEAQKITSKLSHLQAEVRKAEALRGRIDDLAVLFEMAEEEDDPDTRAEAESELTAVRKALDEMEVRTLLSGEYDSREALVTIRAEAGGVDASDFTEKLQRMYLRWAERHGYKTELYETSYAEEAGIKSTTFAVQSPYAYGTLSVEQGTHRLVRISPFDNQGRRQTSFAGVEILPVVEQTDHIEIDESELRVDVYRSSGPGGQGVNTTDSAVRLTHIPTGIVVSCQNERSQIQNKATAMNVLQAKLLERRRQEEQAKMDALKGDGGNSWGNQMRSYVLHPYQMVKDLRTEHEVGNPEAVFNGEIDGFLEAGIRWRKQQEK; encoded by the coding sequence GTGGCAGTCCTCGATGTATCCGAAGAGCTCAAGTCCCTCTCCTCGACCATGGAGTCGATCGAGGCCGTTCTGGACCTCGACAAGCTGAGGGCAGACATCGCCGTGCTCGAGGAGCAGGCGGCCGCGCCGTCCCTGTGGGACAACCCGGACGAGGCGCAGAAGATCACCAGCAAGCTCTCCCACCTCCAGGCCGAGGTCAGGAAGGCGGAGGCGCTGCGCGGTCGGATCGACGATCTCGCCGTGCTCTTCGAGATGGCCGAGGAGGAGGACGACCCGGACACCCGTGCCGAGGCCGAGTCCGAGCTCACCGCCGTCCGCAAGGCGCTGGACGAGATGGAGGTCCGCACCCTCCTCTCGGGCGAGTACGACTCCCGTGAGGCGCTCGTCACCATCCGCGCCGAGGCCGGCGGCGTCGACGCCTCCGACTTCACCGAGAAGCTCCAGCGCATGTACCTGCGTTGGGCGGAGCGGCACGGCTACAAGACGGAGCTGTACGAGACCTCGTACGCGGAGGAGGCGGGCATCAAGTCCACCACCTTCGCCGTCCAGTCCCCGTACGCCTACGGCACCCTCTCGGTGGAGCAGGGCACCCACCGGCTGGTGCGCATCTCGCCGTTCGACAACCAGGGCCGCCGCCAGACGTCGTTCGCCGGTGTCGAGATCCTGCCCGTCGTGGAGCAGACCGACCACATCGAGATCGACGAGTCCGAGCTCCGGGTCGACGTGTACCGGTCCTCCGGCCCCGGCGGCCAGGGCGTCAACACCACCGACTCCGCGGTGCGACTGACCCACATCCCCACCGGCATCGTCGTCTCCTGCCAGAACGAGCGGTCGCAGATCCAGAACAAGGCCACCGCGATGAACGTCCTCCAGGCCAAGCTGCTGGAGCGGCGCCGCCAGGAGGAGCAGGCCAAGATGGACGCCCTCAAGGGTGACGGCGGCAACTCCTGGGGCAACCAGATGCGTTCGTACGTGCTGCACCCCTACCAGATGGTGAAGGACCTGCGCACGGAGCACGAGGTCGGCAACCCCGAGGCCGTGTTCAATGGCGAGATCGATGGCTTCCTGGAGGCCGGAATTCGCTGGCGCAAGCAGCAGGAGAAGTGA
- a CDS encoding serine/threonine-protein kinase: MTRKIGSRYTANQILGRGSAGTVWLGEGPDGPVAIKLLREDLASDQELVGRFVQERTALLGLEHPHVVSVRDLVVDGNDLALVMDLVRGTDLRTRLERVRRMAPEAAVAIVADIADGLAAAHAAGVVHRDVKPENVLLDMQGPLGPGGAHPALLTDFGVAKLIDTPKRTRATKIIGTPDYLAPEIVEGLPPRASVDIYALATVLYELLAGFTPFGGGHPGAVLRRHVTETVAPLPGIPDELWQLVVQCLAKAPASRLRASELAARLRELLPLLAGIPPLDVDEPGTEPEDGTQTAPPAADASSETEAGEPVRRRGAVSLVPGAKPDSNRDTHTSMRVPGPDELAGGARGTARVPRASGAPRPGSARHRAAARRRRVALGVVGLLLAAAVGTGAWLATEGSDAGATPQDTRNSSAP, translated from the coding sequence TTGACACGGAAGATCGGCAGCCGGTACACCGCGAACCAGATCCTGGGGCGGGGCAGCGCCGGCACGGTGTGGCTGGGGGAGGGCCCGGACGGGCCCGTGGCGATCAAGCTGCTGCGCGAGGACCTCGCGTCCGACCAGGAGCTCGTCGGACGCTTCGTCCAGGAGCGCACGGCCCTGCTCGGACTGGAGCACCCCCATGTGGTCTCCGTACGGGACCTCGTGGTCGACGGCAACGACCTCGCGCTCGTCATGGACCTGGTGCGCGGCACGGACCTGCGCACCCGTCTGGAACGGGTCCGGCGCATGGCGCCCGAGGCGGCCGTGGCCATCGTGGCCGACATCGCCGACGGACTCGCGGCGGCACACGCGGCCGGGGTGGTGCACCGGGACGTCAAGCCCGAGAACGTCCTGCTGGACATGCAGGGACCGCTCGGCCCGGGCGGCGCCCACCCGGCGCTGCTGACCGACTTCGGGGTCGCCAAGCTGATCGACACCCCGAAGCGGACCCGGGCCACGAAGATCATCGGAACCCCGGACTATCTGGCCCCGGAGATCGTCGAGGGCCTGCCCCCGCGGGCGTCCGTCGACATCTACGCCCTGGCGACGGTGCTCTACGAGCTGCTGGCCGGCTTCACCCCCTTCGGCGGCGGGCACCCCGGCGCCGTGCTGCGCCGGCATGTGACCGAGACCGTCGCGCCGCTGCCGGGCATCCCCGACGAGCTGTGGCAGCTCGTCGTCCAGTGCCTGGCGAAGGCCCCGGCGTCGCGCCTGCGGGCCTCCGAGCTGGCGGCCCGGCTGCGCGAGCTGCTGCCGCTGCTGGCCGGGATCCCGCCGCTGGACGTGGACGAACCGGGGACCGAACCCGAGGACGGCACGCAGACCGCGCCACCCGCGGCGGATGCTTCCAGTGAAACCGAGGCGGGGGAACCGGTACGGCGCCGGGGAGCGGTGTCCCTGGTCCCCGGGGCGAAGCCGGACTCCAACCGGGACACGCACACCTCGATGAGAGTCCCCGGCCCCGACGAGCTGGCCGGCGGCGCCCGCGGCACGGCAAGGGTGCCCAGGGCGTCGGGCGCGCCCCGCCCCGGCTCGGCCCGGCACCGGGCCGCCGCCCGCAGGCGCCGGGTGGCCCTGGGTGTCGTGGGCCTGCTGCTGGCGGCGGCCGTGGGCACGGGCGCCTGGCTGGCAACGGAGGGCAGCGACGCGGGAGCCACGCCCCAGGACACCCGGAACTCCTCGGCGCCGTAG